A window of the Hordeum vulgare subsp. vulgare chromosome 5H, MorexV3_pseudomolecules_assembly, whole genome shotgun sequence genome harbors these coding sequences:
- the LOC123395931 gene encoding probable sarcosine oxidase, with protein MAAQPAGRSFDVIVVGAGIMGSCAAHAAASRGARVLLLEQFDLLHQRGSSHGESRTIRATYPQPHYPPMVRLSRRLWDDAQRDSGYAVLTPTRHVDLGPRDDPAFLASVANGGATVLAPAAADAPRPAWAEAFKVPDGWAAASSELGGVMKATKAVAMFQALAAKMGAVVRDRAEVVDVAARKPGEGTTAIVVKTASGEEFHGGKCIITVGAWTSKLVKAVTGAGLPVQPLHTVICYWKVKPGHERELTTEGGFPTFASYGVPYIYSTPSMEYPGLIKIAMHGGPACDPDGRDWAVGPGEDGLVEPVARWIEEVMPGRVETAGGPVIRQPCMYSMTPDEDFVIDFLGGDEFGRDVVVGAGFSGHGFKMGPAVGRILAEMALDGESGTAAEAGVELRHFSIGRFDGNPTGNARGF; from the exons ATGGCCGCGCAGCCGGCGGGGCGCTCGTTCGACGTGATCGTGGTGGGCGCGGGCATCATGGGCAGCTGCGCGGCGCACGCGGCGGCGTCCCGGGGCGCGCGCGTGCTCCTGCTCGAGCAGTTCGACCTGCTCCACCAGCGCGGCTCGTCGCACGGCGAGTCCCGCACCATCCGCGCCACCTACCCGCAGCCGCACTACCCGCCCATGGTCCGCCTCTCGCGCCGCCTCTGGGACGACGCCCAGCGGGACTCCGGGTACGCCGTGCTCACGCCCACCCGGCACGTCGACCTGGGCCCGCGGGACGACCCGGCGTTCCTCGCCTCCGTCGCCAACGGCGGCGCCACCGTGCTCGCCCCGGCCGCGGCCGACGCGCCACGGCCGGCGTGGGCGGAGGCGTTCAAGGTGCCGGACGGGTGGGCGGCGGCGAGCAGCGAGCTGGGCGGGGTGATGAAGGCGACCAAGGCGGTGGCCATGTTCCAGGCGCTCGCCGCCAAGATGGGCGCTGTCGTGAGGGACAGGGCGGAGGTGGTCGACGTCGCCGCCAGGAAGCCAG GAGAAGGAACGACGGCGATCGTCGTGAAGACAGCAAGCGGCGAGGAGTTCCACGGCGGCAAGTGCATCATCACGGTGGGGGCGTGGACGAGCAAGCTGGTGAAGGCCGTCACCGGCGCCGGCCTCCCCGTGCAGCCGCTGCACACCGTCATCTGCTACTGGAAGGTGAAGCCCGGGCACGAGCGCGAGCTGACGACGGAGGGCGGCTTCCCGACGTTCGCGAGCTACGGCGTGCCCTACATCTACAGCACGCCGTCGATGGAGTACCCGGGGCTGATCAAGATCGCCATGCACGGCGGGCCGGCGTGCGACCCGGACGGCCGGGACTGGGCCGTCGGGCCGGGGGAGGACGGGCTGGTGGAGCCCGTGGCGcggtggatcgaggaggtgatgcCGGGCCGCGTGGAGACCGCGGGCGGGCCGGTGATCCGGCAGCCGTGCATGTACTCCATGACGCCCGACGAGGACTTCGTCATCGACTTCCTCGGCGGCGACGAGTTCGGGAGGGACGTGGTGGTCGGCGCCGGCTTCTCCGGCCACGGGTTCAAGATGGGCCCGGCGGTGGGCAGGATCCTGGCGGAGATGGCGCTGGACGGCGAGTCGGGGACGGCCGCGGAGGCCGGCGTGGAGCTCCGGCACTTCAGCATCGGCCGGTTCGACGGCAACCCGACGGGGAACGCCAGGGGTTTCTGA
- the LOC123399595 gene encoding uncharacterized protein LOC123399595, whose product MDKLVQFGKKAWFVVRVMSGYEERRIRSYRLQLQQRLEQAQAKKKEIEKQPEQVILSEVRQVVQQMQALNQHLEEAETAIDEYFKPIDKNAQVLTDMQMEKEEKQMKEMLQVMRGQIQMQREIEARKAEAIAVEPVDTQASETTSGIPPKQETTAESPKQETTK is encoded by the exons AtggataagctggtgcagttcgggAAGAAGGCATGGTTCGTCGTGCGGGTCATGTCCGGCTACGAGGAGAGGAGGATCCGGTCCTACAGGCTGCAGCTGCAGCAGCGCCTCGAGCAG GCTCAGGCTAAGAAGAAGGAGATTGAGAAACAACCAGAGCAAGTTATTCTGTCAGAGGTTCGTCAAGTGGTTCAGCAGATGCAAGCTCTCAATCAGCACCTCGAAGAAGCT GAAACTGCCATAGATGAGTATTTCAAACCGATCGACAAAAATGCTCAGGTCTTAACAGACATGCAAATGGAGAAAGAAGAGAAGCAAATGAAGGAGATGCTCCAAGTAATGCGAGGCCAAATACAAATGCAAAGAGAAATCGAGGCGAGGAAAGCTGAGGCCATTGCCGTGGAGCCTGTCGACACCCAAGCGAGTGAAACAACGTCCGGAATTCCTCCAAAACAAGAAACAACGGCCGAAAGTCCGAAACAAGAAACCACTAAATAG